Part of the Leptolyngbya sp. BL0902 genome, CATGGTGGTGGAACTGGACAACGCCCGTGTGTTGATCACCGACAAGAAAATCGGCTCCATCCAGGATCTCGTTCCTGTGCTAGAGCGCATCGCCCGTGAGGGTGCGCCCCTGCTGATCATCGCCGAAGACCTGGAAGGGGAAGCCCTGGCTACCCTGGTGGTGAACAAGGCCCGTGGGGTGTTGAGCGTGGCCGCTGTGAAGGCTCCCAGCTTTGGCGAACGCCGCAAGGCCATGATGCAGGACATCGCCGTCCTCACCGGAGGTCAAGTGATTTCCGAAGAAGTGGGCCTGAGCCTGGATACCGCCGACCTGTCTATGCTGGGCGTGGCGCAGAAAGTGACCATCACCAAGGACACCACCACCCTGGTTTCCGAGGCAGGCAACAAGGCCGACATCGACAAGCGCATCGCCCAAATCCGCAAGGAACTGGCGGCGACCGATTCCGACTACGACAAGGAAAAGCTCTCCGAGCGCTTGGCTAAGCTGGCGGGTGGTGTGGCTGTGATCAAGGTCGGAGCCGCCACCGAAACCGAACTGAAGGATCGCAAGCTTCGCATCGAAGATGCCCTCAGCGCCACCAAGGCCGCTGTGGAAGAGGGCATCGTCCCTGGCGGTGGGGCTACCCTGCTGCACCTAGCGCCCAAGCTAGATGCCGTGAAAGCCTCCCTCACCGCCGAGGAAGCCATTGGGGTGGACATCGTCAAGCGGGCCATTGAAGCGCCCCTGCGCCAGATTGCCGACAACGCGGGCCAAGAGGGCTCCGTCATCGTCGAGAAGGTGAAAGCCCAGGGCTTCCCCACGGGCTACAACGCCCTCACCGGAGCCTACGAAGACCTCATCCAGGCTGGGATTGTTGACCCCGCCAAGGTCGTGCGCTCTGCCCTGCAAGATGCGGCCTCCATCGCGGGTTTGGTGCTCACCACCGAAGCCCTCGTGGCCGAAATTCCTGAACCTGCGGCCCCCGCTGGTGATCCCGGCATGGGTGGCATGGGCGGCATGGGTGGCATGGGTGGCATGGGCGGCATGGGCATGATGTAGTCTGCCCGACATGGCCGTCGCCATTCCTTAAATAACCCCTAGCCTCTAAGGGCGCAGTTTCGGCTGTGCCCTTATGCTTTGTATGGCCAGCATTATCCGTGGGTTGAGGAGAGGTGGAAATGACTCGTAAACGCAAGATTCCCAGCAAAAACTCTAAACGGCCTCATCCGTCTACCGCCAACCCTCGGTCAACGGATCGGATACCGGGACGATCTGCCCTCACCCTAGACGCCAATCAGTTTTTGATGGAGTCTCCCACCGATTCAGAGCTCTCCGACCTCGATGAAGATCGCGACGACGAGGACGACCTGGACGAGATCGTCGAGTTTAACTACAGCGCCCCCGGCACCCTCCCCGGCACCCTAAATATTCCAGAAGACGCCCTGCCCACGGAACTGGTGCTGATGGCCTATGGCCCTAACGGCTCCCTCAGCAAAGCCATCGAGCGCATCGAAGACTGCCGCACCATTGTGAGGCAACAGCCCGTGAGCTGGATGGATGCCCGTGGGTTGGGCAGCGAAGGCATTCTGAAGCAAATCAGCCAAGTCTTTTACCTGCACCCGCTGATGTTGGAAGACGTGGTGAACGTGCCCCACCGCCCCAAAATTGACTTTTACGACGACCAAATCCTGGTGATTATGCAAATGGTGCGCTCCAAGGAAACGGGCACCCGCGTCACCAGTGAGCAGGTCAGCTTTGTGCTGGGCCAAAACTTTCTCGTCACCTTCCAAGAAGAACCCGAATGGGACTCCTTTGAGCCCGTGCGCGACCGCATCCGCCGAGGCACCGGAGCTATCCGCAACCAAGGGGCCGACTACCTCGCCTATGCCCTGCTCGATACCATCGTAGACAGCTTTTTTCCGGTTCTAGAATCTATTGGCGAAGAACTAGAAGCCCTAGAAGAAGAAGTCGTCGATAACCCCAGCCGCGAAACCATCGAAAGCATCCACCGAATGCGCCGTGCCCTGATGAAATTGCGCCGCTACATTTGGCCCCAGCGCAGTGTGATTAACAGCCTGATTCGCGATAGCGAAGACCTAGTCAGCCAGGAGGTCAAACTTTACTTACAGGATGTCTACGACCACATCGTACAGGTGGTTGATATTATCGAAAACTACCGAGAGATTGCCTCTAGCTTGATGGATGTGTATCTGTCAGCCATCAACAACCGCATGAATGAAGTAATGAAGCTTCTCACGGTGATTTCCTCTATTTTTATCCCCCTTACCTTCATTGCTGGGGTCTACGGCATGAACTTTAACCCCGCATCTTCCCCCTTCAACATGCCCGAACTGGAATGGTTTTGGGGCTATGCACTTTGCCTAGGAATAATGGCCCTTATTGCAGGATTGCAAATCTATTTCTTTTGGAAACGCGGCTGGTTTGATAACTTTTCCACCACGCGCCGCTAGTGGCCACCACTGGCAAATACTCGGCCAATCACCTCCTCTACCGGAGGATCGCTGACGGTCAAATCCTGCACCTTGAGGTCGGTGAGCAGGCGGCTGACGGTTTGGGTGAGGGCTTCGCGGCGCACAATGAAGCTGGCGGTGCAGCCCTCCAAGGATTCCAGTTCTCCATAAGCGGCCAGTTGGGTGGCGTTGCAGTGGTCGGCCAGTTCTACGGTCACTTCGCGGTAGGGGGCAAAGCGGTTGAGCAGTCCGTCGAGGTCGCCATCGTAGATTAACTGACCCTGGTGAATCAGCAGCACCCGCTTGCACAGGGCGGTGATGTCGGCCATGTAGTGGCTGGTGAGCAGGATGGTGGCCTGGTAGCGCTGGTTATAGTCGCGCAGAAAATCGCGCACCGCCACCTGGGCGTTCACATCCAGGCCCAGGGTGGGCTCATCTAAAAACAACACCTGGGGCCGATGGAGCAGCGCCGCCAGCATTTCCGCCTTCATCCGCTCTCCTAGGGAGAGTTTGCGGACGGGCTGGGTGAGTTTGCCGCCCAGATCCAGCATTTCGCTGAGCTCGTTCACCCGTTCCCGAAACACCGCATCCGATAGCCCATAGATGGCGGCGTTGATGCGGAGGGAATCGAGGGCAGGCAAATCCCACAAGAGCTGCTGCTTTTGGCCCATCACCAGGGTAATGGTCTTCAAAAAATCCGTTTTGCGCTGAAAGGGTTCATGACCGCCCACCGTCACCTGGCCGCTAGAGGGATGGATCAGCCCCGTCAGCATTTTCAGGGTCGTGGTTTTTCCGGCTCCGTTTGGGCCCAAAAAGCCCACCACTTCCCCCGGTTCGATGGAGAACGAGACCCCCTTAACCGCATCCACAGTGCGATACTGCCGACGGAAAAAATGCCGCAGGGTTCCCCCCAGACCCGCCTCCTTCGCCGCCACCTGATACCGCTTGCTCAGCCCATCAACCTGAATGAAACCCATAGCCGTTAAGGATGCCCTAGCTGCGAATCCGGCTTTCACTGTAGCGCCTAGGGTGCCCTCCTCACCATCGGGGCAAGGTATTCCACGAAAATCCATAGGAATCAGTCAGCCAGTTGGTTGGATTCGTCCAGGAATCGGTAGATCAGTTTGCGGATTCGTCTGGGAATTAGTCGGCTAGTTTGCGGATGCGTCCAGGAATCAGTAGGTCAGTTCTTCGGATTCGTAGCTGTGGGGCTCTAGGTGAATGGTGATGCGGGCAGGGCCATAGAGCTTTTCTAGGTGGGTTTCCACGGTTTCAGTGATGGCGTGGGCGGCGTCTACGGTGGTGGGCTTAACCACTAGGTGCATATCAATAAACACCTGACGGCCCAGCAGCCCCCGTGAGGCGATGCTGTGGCAGTTCATCACCCCCGGCACCTGCATCACCTGGGCGTGGATAGCCTCCGGGGCAATGGCCATTTCATCCACTAGCCAGGGCAGATTTTCCCGCAGCACCGTCCAGCCACTTTTGAACACCAGCAGCGCCACCGGAAAAGCCAGGGCCACATCCAGCCATTGAAACCCTTGCCAAATGCCGATGAGCCCCGCCAGCACCACAATCGTCACCCAAATATCGCTCATGGTGTGACGAGCATCGGCAATCAAAATCTTGCTGTTGAGGGCGAGGCCCACCCGCCGCTCATAGAAGGCCACCCCAATGTTGATGCCTAGCACCACCAGCATCACCCACAGCGCCGTTGGCCCCATCGTTACCGGATCGCTTCCGGTTAACAAACGCTCGATGGCGCTGGTGAGAATTTCAAAGCAGGCAATCCCCAAAAAGGCGGCAATGCCCAGGGCTCCAATGGCCTCAAACTTGTGGTGGCCGTAGGGATGATCCCGGTCGGGGACGGGGTTGGCCAAGCGGTTGGTGGCTAACCCCAGCACGTTGTTGGCGCTGTCGGTTACGCTGTGGAGGGCGTCCGCCATGAGGCTGAGGGAACCCGTCAGGCTGGCAACCGTGGCCTTGAGCACGACCACCGTTAGGTTCAAACCCAAGGTAATCAACAACACCCGCTGAACGGTGCGACGGTGATCGGGGCCTCCGTGAGCAAAAGACTGCGCCATCCTTCCCTTCCTTGGTTTCCTTTCCTCAAGACTCTATCTTGCCCTGGCAATAACGACAAAAACGCCAGTCCGGCGAGGCAGAACTGGCGCTATAAGCTCACAGATATGGCTGTTCTTAGGATGCCCAATCTGGTCTGTAAAGCGCCACAGCTAAGCCGCAAGATAGCGAAGCTTTGGATTTTCTTTAGATTTCTATGACGGCCTTGATCAGGCTTCGATCAGGCTTCCGGGGGCGCATCCTCGACGGTTTCCAGCCGTTGTAGGCAGGCCATGAGGGCGGCACGAACGGACTCGTGGGTATATTCGTCGTCGGGGTGCGGGGTTTGGCCCGGTTTCTGGAAATGGGGCCGCTCATCGTACAACCGCCCCCACAGCACGTCGGTTTGGTGCACCAGGTTGTACAGGGTTTCGGGGGAGGCCAGCACCGCTCTCAACAGATCCTTAACGGCCTCAATGGGCTCATCTACATGGCGGCTGAGGCGAATGGTGTCATCCTCCAGCCAGCGGATCAACACCTGCTGAAGGGCTCCCTCCAAGTCCTCCAGATTGGCCTTGAGGATTTGGATCGCCTCACCCTGGGCCTGCACCAGCTTGGGCACCGGAGACTCGCCCTTCATAAACCCGCCTGCCTCCTGGCCAATGGCCTCCGCTAGGGAAAAGGGCCGCCCCCGGCGAATGTCCTGCTGAATCTCGGCGTCGGACAGGTCGGTCGGCGAAGGGTCGTCAGCGTTCAGAGGGTCGGGCATGGTCAACACCGTGGAAAAGGGACGTTACAGTTCCTCCGGTTCCCCTCTCCCTGGGGGAGAGGGGCTAGGGGTGAGGGGCAACAGAGACGCGGCGTTCCGCTGAACTCGCCTATTCGTAGAGCCAGGAATGGGCGCTGGTCTTCCAAGACACCAGTTCCGCCGCCGTGAACCACAGGGCAATTTCGGCCTCGGCGGTGTCGGGAGCGTCAGAGCCGTGGATGATGTTCCGGCCTACGGTGAGGCCCAAATCACCCCGGATGGTGCCGGGATCGGCTTCCTGGGGTTTGGTGGCTCCGATGATTTTGCGGGCGGAGGCAATCACATCTTCGCCTTCCCACACCATGGCCACCACGGGGCTAGAGGTGATGAAGTCCACCAATCCGGCAAAGAAGGGCCGTTCCCGGTGAACGCCGTAGTGCTTTTCCGCCAGTTCGCGGGGCACGGCCATGAACTTCATCCCCACCAGGGTAAAGCCCTTTTTCTCAAACCGACCAATAATCTCGCTGACCAGACCGCGCTGTACGCCGTCGGGCTTAATCATCAAAAAGGTGCGTTCCACAGATACGGGCTCCTAACATGAAAACGGTAAGACCTCTTCTATGCTCAGAAACGGCGGTCACTTTGTAAAGGATTTTTTCAGAGTTTTTGCTTCCGCCCTCCAGCGGTCGCGCCTAGGATCCCGATTAGACCCTGGCCCACCCCAGGCCAAATCGTTATCCCTGGGGCGTTGGAGTACGAATCACCTTGAGGGTGTGGAGGGTGGGGTCGCTAGCTCCGGTCACGTATCCTCCCTGCTGGGCCACGGTAGCGAGATGGGCCAAGGCGGCGGCGGTGATTTCCTCCCCGGCCATCACGGTCGGAATACCGGGGGGATAGGCGGACAGGGTTTCGGCACTGAGGTGGCCCAGGGCTTCGGCGGCAGGCAGGGTGACGGTGGGGGCAAAAAACGCCTCCCGTGGCGATAGGGGCGGCAGGGTAAAGGGCGGGGAGGGGAAGGTTGGGCCGGACGAGGGCAGGATATCGGGGGATGAGGCGGCAATGGTCGGAGAAGCAAGCGAGGCAGAACCACACCGGGCGACCAGTTGGCGAAACCCTTCGATGCAGTGATCCCCGTCGGCAGTGGTGTTGCCCAGGCTGACCACTAGGGTAAGGTGGCGCAGTTCTGGCAGTTCCACGGTGACGCCCAGGGTATCGTTGAGAATTTCGTCGGCCTCCAGCCCTGTGATTCCCAAAGCCGCCACATCCACGGTAGTGCGGGTCAAGTCTAGATCCCGAACGCTGGCATAGGCCGCCACATCCTGGGGAGCAATCACCCGCAGCCCCGGCAGCATTGCCAACTGCTCCCGCAGGGTTTGGGCCAGGGCTAGGGTGTTCGAGAGCAGCGCCTTGCCCTCGGTGGCCATCTGGTAGCGGGCGGCATCCAAGGACGCCAGCAGCAGCGAATTGGGGCTGGTGGACTGGGTGAGTTGTAGCGCCGCCTGTAGCCGATCCCGATCAATGCGGTTGCCCTGAACATGGAGCATGGAAGCTTGGCTGAGGGCGGACAGCACCTTGTGGGTAGACTGCACCACCAGATCGGCCCCCTGATGCAGGGCGGGGGCAGGCAGATCGGGATGGAAGGCGAAATGGGGGCCGTGGGCTTCGTCTACCAGTAGGGGAATGCTGTGGCGGTGGGCGATGGCGGCGATGGCCTCTAGGTCAGAGGTCATGCCGTGGTAGGTGGGCGACACCACCAGCACCGCCCTAGCGTCTGGGTGATGGGCTAGGGCCTCGGCAACGGTTCCTGCTGGGAGGCCCAGGGCCAGACCTAAATCTGGGGCATACTCTGGCTCCACAAACACAGGCCGTGCCCCCGCCAGCACCAGCCCCGCCACGACAGATCGGTGGGCATTGCGCGGCACCAAAATCTTGTCCCCCGGATTGCAGACCGCCAAAATTGCCGCCTCCAGGCCACAGGTGGATCCATTGGCCAGAAAGTAGGTTTGCTCTGCCCCAAAAGCCGCTGCCGCCAGGGCTTGGGCCTGTAAGATCGCGCCTTCTGGTGCGAACAGGTTATCTAGCTCCGTCAGTTCTGGCAAATCGGCCCGTAGAGCGGCTTCCCCTAACAGGTCACGTAATCGGGCTGGTGCGCCTTGCCCCCGCTTGTGTCCAGGGGTATAGAACGCCGCCTGGGGCCGCTGGGCACAGATCTGTAACGCACTCAAAAAGGGAGTCTGGGTTTGGTCAAGCATCATCGCCACGGGCTCCACACTCGCCCCCTAGGAAAGCCGTCCCCATCGGGGCTAGGCCACCGGAGACGTTGGATTTTCAGCGGCGGGCTTGGCTAGGCGCTGCCAGATGGCGGTCGTAACCAGGTGAGATAACAACCCCATCGGCCCCGCAAATAGGGCCAGCGCCAGGGAATGGCGGGTGAACACTCCGGTTTCCTGGCCTTGCAGGTAGATCCAACGGCCCACAAACAGGTCGAAAGCAAGGAAATGTACCCAGCCCGTGGCGGTGATGAAGGGAGTGGCGAAGAGGTTGGCTAAGTCCGCCAGTTTCAGGTTGGGGTCAGAAAAGGCTTCGATGCCCTCCACATTACCGAAGCTGGCCACAAACAGGAACAGGTATAGGCTGGCCAGGGCGGCGATGGGCCATAGGGAGGCCATAATCGTGCGGGTGAGCTTGGCGTTGGGCACCAGCACCATCAGCGTCCAGAAGGGCAGCACAAACAGGTTGGCACCGCTAAAAATTAGCTCTAGCAGGGAATCGTCGATGGCCATTACAGATCCTTCTAAACAGGGGCGTCGGTTTCTAGTGTGCCACTGTCCAACCGATTCGGGGAGGATTGATTGGGGGTGGCCGGAACGCCGCGCACCCTCACCCAGCCCAGGTAAGGAAGCTGCTGCTTCAGGGCGGTTTCAACCTCAGTGACAACGGTTTGGCTAGCGGCAAGGGAGAGTTCGGGGTCTAGGGCCACATCCAGTTCCACGTACAGCCGATGGCCCAACCAACGGGCTTTGAGGGTTTCCGATCCCTGCACCGCCGGGACGTGATCCAGGGCGTGATCCACCGCCTCCAAAAATTCCGGCTCTACGCCATCCAGCAAACGGCTAAAAACAGTTTGGCCCGATTCCCAGACAATTTTCAGCAGCACGGCGGTAATCACCAGGCCAATCACCGGGTCGGCCCAGGGATAGCCCAGGCTCACCCCGATGGCGCTTAGCAACACTGCCAAACTTACCAGCCCGTCGGCCATGGCGTGTTGACCATCGGCGATCAGGGCGGCACTGTTGATCCGTCGGCCCACCCGCATCCGAAACAGGGCCACCAGTTCGTTGCCCACAAAACCGACTAAGGCCGCCGCCGCCAAGGCTCCTAGATGGCTGAGGGGTTCGGGATGGTAAAAGCGCTCGATGGATTCGTAGGCGGTGATGATGGCGCTAATCAGCACGACGCCGACAATAGCCAGTCCCGCCAAATCCTCCAGTCGCCCAAAGCCGTAGGCAAAGCGCTGGGTGGGTTGACGGCGGGAAATTAAAAACGCCACCCCCAAGGGCAGGGCCGTCAGGGCATCGCCGATGTTGTGGATCAGATCCGCCAGTAGGGCCACGCTGCCGGAGAGCCAGAAGACTCCCGCTTGCAGGACGGCTGTAATCACCAGACCCACCAGCGACCATTTCACCGCCCAAAGCCCCTGCTCCGAGGCGGCAATTTCGGGGTCAATGGCTCCGTGGACGTGGCTATGGCCACCTTCGCCATGATGATGCCCGTGGTGGTGTCCGTGGGAATGCCCGTGACGATGGCGATGGTCTTCATGCCCGTGATCGTGAGGCCCGTGATCGTGGGGATGAACGGCTTGGGTCAGATCAGGAGGGGATGGCACGGCAACGGGTACCTCAGAGGATGAGACCGCTGGGGTCGGATAGGAGGGGGATGGGGTCATAACTAGGCCGAAACAGGGAATTAATTGGCGCTGAGGACGGTTTGGGCTGAGGGATCGGCTTCGGCGGCATCAGCGGCCTGGGCTAGATTGGATGGCTCGTCTGCCGTGGGTTGGATGGCGAGGTCAAACCAGAAGGTGGTGCCAACGCCGACTTCGCTGTCGAGGTGAACCTGGCTGTTGTGTTTTTCGATGATGTTTTTGACGATGGATAGCCCCAGTCCGGTTCCCTCCAGGGTGTGGACGCGGTTTTCCACCCGGAAGAATCGGTCAAAAATCGCCTGCTGATCTTCCGGGGCAATGCCGATTCCGGTGTCGGCCACCTCCACACGGATGCAGTCGGCTTGGGTCTCGTCGGCGCTACCGTCCTGGGTTTGGCAGGGCACACGGTGGGCGCGGAGGGTAACTTGGCCACCGGGTTCGGTGAATTTCAGGGCATTGCCCACCAGGTTAGTGAACACTTGCAGCAGTAGGTCGTAGTTGCCCAGCACCGGGGGCAGGTTGGGTTCCACCTCTTGTCGCAGCTCAATTTGCTTGTCTCTGGCGTGGAGGCGGTGGGTGCGGAGGGTTTGCTCGATGGGCTGCACAATGTCCACCGCGTCGATGACGTACTGACGGCTGGATTCCAGGCGCGACAGATCCAGCACGTCGTTGACCAGGCGGGTGAGGCGGTCGGTTTCGTGGTTGGCGGTTTCGAGGAATTCCTTGCGCTCGGTGTCGCTCAGGTCTTCGCCGTATTCGTGCAGAGTTTCGATAAAGGACTTGATGTTAAACAGCGGCGTCCGCAATTCGTGGGAGACGTTGCTAATAAATTGTGCCTTGGCCTCGTTGAGGGCGGCTTCGCGGGTGATGTCTTGGATGGTAATCGCCAGCCCTTTGACGTTTTCCTTGGCCTGATCCAGCACCGTATTCAGCAAAATTCGCAGGGTGCGGTGGCTGGGTTCCGTCAGGGGAATGCGAAACTCCATCGCCTCGGCCTCGCCCTGGACGGCCTGGAATAGGGGCCGTGTCAGTTGCACCCGCACCGGGCTGGGCAGGTGTTCCAAAATATTCGCCCCATCCAGAGTTTGGTTGTCCCAGCCAAATAGGCGGCGGGCGGTGGGGTTCACCAGCACCGCGTGCATGTCGCTATCCAGCAAAATCGCGCCATCGGCAATGGTAGAAACCAGAGTTTCCAGCTTGGCCTTTTCGGCAGTGAGTTCTTCAATATTCTGCTCTTCGTAGCGCTCTAGGCGCTCGGCCATGTCGTTGAAGCTGTAGATCAACTCGCCCAGTTCCCCACCCAAGGGCAGGTCGATGCGCTGCTTAAAGTTTCCGGCGGCGATGTTTTTTACGCCCAATAGCAGTTCTTTGATGGGCTGGGTAATGGTGAGGGCATTGAACACCGCGCCTAAAATCACCATCACCCAAATGGAGACAAACACCGCAATGGTGACATCCCGCGTCAGATGAGAGGAAGCCACGACGGTCGGGTTGGGGTTGATGCCCAGGGCCAACACGCCCAGGTGCTTGCCGTTGTAGTTCATGGGCACAAACACATCGGTCACTTCCCCGGCGGGCGTGAGATGCTGGCGCACCAGGGGACGGTCGGTGGTTTCGGCGTAGCCCTCTGGCAACTGCATCCGCCGCCGCAGGGTGAGGGAATTTTGCACCGCCGCTTCGGAGAAGGGAATGCCAAAGAAAATGTCGCCGTTCTCGTCGGCGTAGAGCATGTACCGCACGCTGGAGGTGCTTTGGTAGAAGCTGTAGGAGAACCGGGCCAACTCCGTGCGGTCGGTTTCGTTGACCAGGGGGGCCACGTTCGCCGCCAGCAAAAGGCCCAAGTCGCGGGCAAAGCGGGTGTCGTTCAGCCGCGCATCGTACTGAATCGTGTTCACTGCCCAAAAGGTGAGGCCGCTGGTAATCAGCGACACCACCAACGTCGCCCCCGCCATCAGCCGGGTTTGTAGGGTGAAGTCGCCCCACCAGCGAAGGAACAGTTCTTGGATCTTAAGAAGTAGCCTGATCAAGGGTGCCCTGGAAGACTAGACGCGCAAGTTAGCCTATATTTTGGCACGATCTCGCCCAGTTCGCCGCCCGCTAGCCATCAAACAGCCCCTCAAACTCCTGGCGCAGGCGGCTGTAGTTCACCACTCGGCCCACCAGCAGCTTGTCTTGGCCTTGGGCGGTGTCAAACTGCTGCTTCCAGTGGCGCACGTCCTCTTCCTGGTGCAGCCAAAATTCCACAATTTTGCTGACAATCTCGTCCCAATCCCAGTCGGGCTTGCGGTGGACGACCTCCGTGGCGCTGATGAAGGCATCCAAGGTGCAAACCGTACTGCCCAAAAAGGCTTGACTGCGCTGGGGTGTGGTTTCCATCCGCTGCTGGTGGGTGAAAAAATCAAGCACCGGAGCAACGCCGACGATATCAAAGCTGTAGGACATGGCGAAATCTTGAACTCAAAGGGGTTTGTGATGGGGAGTGGGAAGTAGGGATTAGGGCAGAGGGCTGATTGCACGATGCCCTAACTAGGCCCAACCGGACGGCTGCACCCCTGGGTAATAACGGGTCGTAAAAAGGTTTCAAAAAATGATTGAAGCCATGCTAAACGCTGGCACCGGAAGCAGCAAGTCCAAGGTGAACATCTTGCACAAAATCCTACCTGGCTAACTCTGATTCCCCTGGGATGCCTTGCGGCGAACCAAAGCGGTCAGAGTATTTCCAGACAGGGCTAGCACCCCGACTACCCTACAATCCTACTCTTTGGCAATCGGGGTTATGAGATTCGGATTTGGGATTCGGATTTGGTATTGGGAGGGTGCTGGCCCCGTGGGGTTGGTGGTACGCCAAGCCCGACTACCATTGGCGGCATTAACCGCCCATCGCTAGCGTTTGAGGCCCAGAGAGACTTTTCTACGAATGTTGCTCACTGGATCTCTGGTAGCTGGGCTCTGTTCTAGTGGAAAGCTCGTCTGCCAAACAACGGCGTTGTCCCGTGTGAGGCTAGAGACCGTTAGGGACTGAATGCCTGACTGGCTGAGCTTATCGGGGCCTTGGCTACGCAAAAAGAAGTGCAGTTGCTCGGCCACCTCTTCAGAATTCACCACCCGCACAGCTAGCCAAGAAACTCGGAGTTCCCCCTCTTGCAGGGCCACCTGGGCTGAAATTCTTTGCTGGCGAAGCAGCGTTTCCAGTTGGTTTACCACACTCTCGTCCTCTGGGGCTTCTGTAGCCGCCTGCTCCGACGCCTCTGGGGCTGAGGGAGTTGCCGTTGTAGCAGCAGCGGGCTTAGGG contains:
- the nblS gene encoding two-component system sensor histidine kinase NblS; translated protein: MIRLLLKIQELFLRWWGDFTLQTRLMAGATLVVSLITSGLTFWAVNTIQYDARLNDTRFARDLGLLLAANVAPLVNETDRTELARFSYSFYQSTSSVRYMLYADENGDIFFGIPFSEAAVQNSLTLRRRMQLPEGYAETTDRPLVRQHLTPAGEVTDVFVPMNYNGKHLGVLALGINPNPTVVASSHLTRDVTIAVFVSIWVMVILGAVFNALTITQPIKELLLGVKNIAAGNFKQRIDLPLGGELGELIYSFNDMAERLERYEEQNIEELTAEKAKLETLVSTIADGAILLDSDMHAVLVNPTARRLFGWDNQTLDGANILEHLPSPVRVQLTRPLFQAVQGEAEAMEFRIPLTEPSHRTLRILLNTVLDQAKENVKGLAITIQDITREAALNEAKAQFISNVSHELRTPLFNIKSFIETLHEYGEDLSDTERKEFLETANHETDRLTRLVNDVLDLSRLESSRQYVIDAVDIVQPIEQTLRTHRLHARDKQIELRQEVEPNLPPVLGNYDLLLQVFTNLVGNALKFTEPGGQVTLRAHRVPCQTQDGSADETQADCIRVEVADTGIGIAPEDQQAIFDRFFRVENRVHTLEGTGLGLSIVKNIIEKHNSQVHLDSEVGVGTTFWFDLAIQPTADEPSNLAQAADAAEADPSAQTVLSAN